From Perognathus longimembris pacificus isolate PPM17 chromosome 4, ASM2315922v1, whole genome shotgun sequence, one genomic window encodes:
- the Tmem169 gene encoding transmembrane protein 169 yields the protein MEESAPEEGQLPSSHQGSLRRAVAAALALDGESTIGRRKKKRKESRPESVIIYRSDNENMDEEPEESEGGDRPKEEEGEDFLDCAVDEGIWDMPLDSRYVTLTGTITRGKKKGQMVDIHVTLTEKEIQELTKPKELLRETAPEGRKACQVGADRGPHVVLWTLVCLPVVFILSFVVSFYYGTITWYNIFLVYNEERTFWHKISYCPCLILFYPVLIMAMASSLGIYAAVVQLSWSWEAWWQAARDMEKGFCGWLCSKLGLEDCSPYSIVELLESDTISASLSNKDPTQEVETSTV from the exons ATGGAGGAGTCAGCACCAGAGGAAGGCCAACTCCCAAGCTCCCACCAGGGCTCTCTGAGGAGGGCTGTGGCTGCTGCCCTGGCCCTTGATGGGGAATCCACCATAGGtcgcaggaaaaagaaaaggaaagagtctcGACCAGAATCTGTCATTATCTACCGGTCAGATAATGAGAACATGGATGAGGAGCCCGAAGAATCGGAAGGTGGAGATCGGCctaaagaagaggagggagaggatttCCTAGACTGCGCTGTGGATGAAG GCATATGGGACATGCCTTTGGACAGCCGCTATGTCACATTAACTGGAACCATCACTCGAGGGAAGAAAAAGGGTCAGATGGTAGACATCCATGTCACTTTGACAGAGAAGGAGATTCAGGAATTGACCAAGCCCAAGGAGCTGTTAAGGGAAACAGCACCTGAAGGAAGAAAGGCCTGCCAGGTGGGAGCAGACCGAGGGCCCCACGTGGTCCTGTGGACacttgtctgcctgcctgtggTCTTCATCCTCTCTTTCGTTGTCTCTTTCTACTATGGCACCATCACCTGGTACAACATATTCCTTGTATACAATGAGGAAAGAACCTTCTGGCATAAGATCTCTTACTGCCCCTGCCTCATTCTCTTCTACCCAGTGCTCATCATGGCTATGGCCTCGTCCCTGGGTATCTATGCTGCTGTGGTCCAGCTCTCCTGGTCCTGGGAGGCATGGTGGCAAGCTGCTAGGGACATGGAAAAAGGCTTCTGTGGTTGGCTCTGCAGCAAGCTCGGTCTAGAGGATTGTTCTCCTTACAGCATTGTGGAGCTGCTTGAATCAGACACTATCTCAGCCAGTCTCTCTAACAAAGACCCTACCCAGGAAGTAGAAACCTCCACTGTCTAA